A window of Methanomassiliicoccus sp. contains these coding sequences:
- a CDS encoding aldehyde dehydrogenase has product MVRSINPRTGTVISDYAPTSSSQLRDAEGRARSAQRQWFSGTTLEQRVSAVKELEAVCRRRMDEVVGLMHEEVGIPANALRAAYNSVLAGVDHYVSEASQLQDMEYPCPATWTDTTARLSLHPHGVLGHIGVWNFPFWQTMITAIPALLTGNAVVYKPSELCTGTGLRIAELVHEAGYPRDLYVPVIGGPEVGRMLVTSDVDALAFTGGMSTGLDITRNAGIKPLILELSGNDAAIVCGDADVEIAARGIAYGTFSRGGQICIRIKRVYVHEDIAEELVDRLVDIATRLNVEKDIGPLIREESRDKVMRAVDEAIRGGAELLCGGHALPGPGFFYQPTVLRHSDDRLSVVHNETFGPVCPVRAVRTDLEAVALANNSPYGLGATVWTRDCQKGEFIARQLEVGNVWVNECVRTLPGGEYFQGWKQSSIPSSMSRLQMFTKKQMLVINRSPEPRVHWFS; this is encoded by the coding sequence ATGGTCCGCTCCATTAACCCTCGAACGGGAACAGTGATCTCCGACTACGCCCCGACGTCTTCCTCCCAGCTGAGGGACGCGGAGGGCCGGGCAAGGTCAGCCCAGAGACAATGGTTCTCTGGGACCACACTCGAGCAGCGGGTCTCCGCGGTCAAGGAGCTGGAGGCGGTGTGCCGCCGCAGGATGGACGAGGTCGTGGGGCTGATGCACGAGGAGGTGGGCATCCCCGCAAACGCGCTGCGGGCGGCCTACAACAGCGTGCTGGCAGGCGTGGACCACTATGTGTCCGAAGCCTCGCAGCTGCAGGACATGGAATACCCCTGCCCCGCGACCTGGACCGATACCACGGCTCGGCTGTCCCTGCATCCCCACGGGGTGCTGGGTCATATCGGCGTGTGGAACTTCCCCTTCTGGCAGACCATGATCACGGCGATACCCGCTCTCCTGACCGGGAACGCGGTGGTGTACAAGCCTTCAGAACTGTGCACCGGAACGGGGCTGAGGATCGCGGAACTGGTCCACGAGGCCGGCTACCCCCGGGACCTGTACGTCCCGGTGATCGGGGGCCCGGAGGTGGGTAGGATGTTGGTGACCTCAGACGTTGACGCCCTGGCGTTCACTGGAGGAATGAGCACAGGGCTGGACATCACCCGCAATGCGGGGATAAAGCCCCTGATACTGGAGCTGTCAGGCAACGATGCGGCGATCGTCTGCGGTGACGCGGACGTGGAGATCGCGGCGAGGGGCATCGCCTATGGTACGTTCAGCCGGGGCGGGCAGATATGTATCCGCATAAAGCGCGTCTACGTCCACGAGGACATCGCCGAGGAACTTGTGGACCGTCTCGTAGACATCGCCACCCGCCTGAACGTGGAGAAGGACATCGGCCCGCTCATCCGCGAGGAGTCACGGGATAAGGTGATGAGGGCGGTGGATGAGGCGATCAGGGGTGGTGCCGAGCTCCTGTGCGGAGGGCACGCCCTTCCGGGGCCCGGTTTCTTCTACCAGCCCACGGTGCTGCGGCACTCCGACGACCGGTTGTCCGTGGTGCACAATGAGACCTTCGGACCGGTGTGCCCGGTGCGCGCGGTGCGCACAGACCTCGAGGCCGTTGCCCTGGCCAACAACTCCCCCTACGGCCTGGGGGCAACGGTGTGGACGCGGGACTGCCAGAAAGGCGAGTTCATCGCCCGGCAGCTGGAGGTCGGGAACGTGTGGGTGAACGAGTGCGTCCGCACCCTGCCCGGTGGAGAGTACTTCCAGGGATGGAAGCAGAGCAGCATACCGTCCTCGATGTCCCGCCTACAGATGTTCACCAAGAAGCAGATGCTGGTGATAAACCGCTCCCCGGAGCCCCGTGTCCACTGGTTCTCCTGA
- the asnS gene encoding asparagine--tRNA ligase encodes MRFLPISNLLHLPSDSEVEARGWIYRARSSGAIVFLVLRDSSGIIQVTVKKGNLPDPEFEAAQGATVESSVVLQGRLFDDKRAPGGKELRASAFRVLGSAQPFPITEYQSEELLLDQRHLWIRSREQTAVMKVKAAVMAGARDWLRENGFTEVTPPMLTQNACEGGTTLFKLNYFDREVFLSQSSQMYLEALIFSLERVYSLAPSFRAEKSRTSRHLTEFWHLELEAAWIDYRKNMEVQEQLVTAMVKRALLDTRDELVHLRKDIGLLEAIEAPFKRMTYSQAIEKLQALGHEITWGCDLGAPEERAITADEVVPVFVTNFPKECKPFYMKEDEEDPRTYACADLLAPAGFGEIIGGSEREVDLGKMLARIKEQGLCTEAYEWYLDLRRYGSVPHSGFGLGIERVVKFLCDLEHIRDAIPFPRTVSRAYP; translated from the coding sequence ATGAGGTTCCTTCCGATCAGCAATCTCCTACACCTGCCATCCGACAGCGAGGTCGAGGCACGGGGCTGGATATACCGGGCCAGGTCCAGCGGGGCCATCGTTTTCCTCGTTCTGAGGGATTCCTCGGGGATCATCCAGGTCACGGTGAAGAAGGGGAACCTTCCGGACCCCGAGTTCGAGGCCGCTCAGGGCGCGACGGTGGAGTCCTCCGTCGTGTTGCAAGGGAGGTTGTTCGACGACAAACGCGCTCCCGGCGGGAAGGAGCTGAGGGCCTCCGCGTTCAGAGTACTGGGCTCCGCCCAGCCGTTCCCCATCACCGAATACCAGAGCGAGGAGCTACTCCTCGATCAGCGGCATCTGTGGATCCGCTCCCGGGAGCAGACCGCGGTCATGAAGGTCAAGGCCGCGGTCATGGCCGGTGCCAGGGACTGGCTGCGGGAGAACGGATTCACGGAGGTCACGCCCCCCATGCTGACCCAGAACGCCTGCGAGGGTGGTACCACGCTGTTCAAGCTGAACTACTTCGACCGCGAGGTGTTCCTGAGCCAGAGCTCCCAGATGTACCTGGAGGCGCTGATCTTCTCCCTTGAGCGGGTCTACTCTCTGGCCCCCTCCTTCCGCGCCGAGAAATCACGGACCAGCAGGCATCTCACCGAGTTTTGGCACCTGGAGTTGGAGGCGGCGTGGATCGACTACAGGAAGAACATGGAGGTCCAGGAGCAGCTGGTCACAGCCATGGTGAAGAGGGCATTGCTCGACACCAGGGACGAGCTGGTGCACCTGAGGAAGGACATCGGCCTGCTGGAAGCGATAGAGGCACCGTTCAAGCGGATGACCTACTCTCAGGCCATCGAGAAGCTCCAGGCCCTAGGGCATGAGATAACCTGGGGATGCGACCTGGGTGCACCGGAGGAACGGGCCATCACCGCCGACGAGGTGGTTCCGGTCTTCGTGACCAACTTCCCCAAAGAGTGCAAGCCCTTCTACATGAAGGAGGATGAGGAGGACCCCCGGACGTACGCCTGCGCGGACCTGCTGGCGCCTGCCGGCTTCGGGGAGATAATCGGAGGATCGGAGAGAGAGGTGGACCTCGGCAAGATGCTCGCTCGCATTAAGGAGCAGGGATTGTGCACGGAGGCATACGAGTGGTACCTGGACCTCCGCCGCTACGGATCGGTGCCGCACTCCGGGTTCGGCCTGGGGATCGAGAGGGTGGTCAAGTTCCTTTGCGACCTGGAGCATATCCGGGACGCCATACCGTTCCCGCGCACGGTCTCTCGCGCCTACCCCTGA
- a CDS encoding site-specific integrase yields the protein MSRRTAVANISSIAHHHRGVSYASKHGASVVNRRPGRRRGARSMGRYPFLTVALNYLNTMRGVLAVSTHSELERRMRRMDKDLTVLKDAGKIKTCNPYKLNDLDVLAYISLLRSRGLQDSGIDHNLDALVGLLRYIGNGAVDQAKRKYSQHFPHSRKARLAPISDSDRRAIIEAAGKVPDKDWRRMLAYALCVSAICSGLRPKELRFAKAQDLNIARQVFHAEEVKGKGRYGEPRDACIHPDGLAFLRRYLRVRAKKLEKERIITDLLFPAIQDIKKKGDGSFSINGTTMLRTIVMRETGVKFDLRACRRTYGQVGIDDGVELDTVSIMLGHANTRTTETYYARKKNEAAVADARKVWGSNATVSTAPEANTPLIDKKSWISGYA from the coding sequence ATGTCCCGCAGAACAGCCGTAGCTAATATCAGCTCCATCGCCCATCATCATCGCGGGGTATCCTATGCAAGCAAGCATGGGGCCTCTGTGGTCAATAGGCGGCCCGGTCGCCGCAGGGGGGCGAGGTCAATGGGACGCTACCCGTTCCTGACCGTCGCCCTCAACTACCTTAACACAATGCGTGGAGTTCTGGCAGTCTCCACACATTCGGAACTAGAGAGGCGTATGAGAAGAATGGACAAGGATTTGACGGTCCTAAAGGATGCTGGGAAAATCAAGACCTGCAATCCCTACAAGCTCAACGACTTGGACGTGCTGGCCTACATCAGCCTGTTGCGTTCAAGAGGGTTGCAGGATAGCGGTATCGATCACAACCTCGATGCCCTGGTCGGCCTCCTTCGCTACATTGGAAACGGTGCGGTGGATCAGGCTAAAAGGAAGTACTCACAACACTTCCCACATTCTCGGAAGGCGAGGTTGGCCCCCATCTCGGATAGCGATCGTAGAGCTATCATCGAGGCGGCGGGAAAGGTACCGGATAAGGATTGGCGGAGGATGCTAGCCTATGCGCTATGCGTCTCAGCGATCTGCTCCGGCCTCCGTCCGAAGGAGCTTAGGTTCGCAAAGGCGCAGGACCTCAACATCGCTAGACAAGTGTTCCACGCCGAGGAGGTGAAAGGAAAGGGCCGTTATGGAGAGCCTAGGGATGCTTGCATTCATCCCGATGGGCTCGCCTTTCTCCGACGCTACCTCAGGGTGAGGGCAAAGAAGCTGGAGAAGGAGAGGATCATAACTGACCTTCTCTTTCCCGCAATCCAGGATATCAAGAAGAAGGGGGACGGCTCCTTCTCCATCAACGGCACAACGATGCTACGCACCATCGTCATGCGGGAGACCGGGGTAAAGTTCGACCTCCGGGCTTGCCGTAGGACCTACGGCCAGGTGGGTATAGACGATGGTGTAGAACTCGATACGGTGTCCATAATGCTAGGGCACGCCAACACAAGGACCACAGAGACCTACTACGCAAGGAAGAAGAACGAAGCCGCGGTCGCCGATGCTAGGAAGGTTTGGGGCAGTAATGCCACAGTCTCGACAGCGCCGGAGGCCAATACCCCCCTGATTGACAAAAAATCGTGGATATCTGGATATGCGTAA
- a CDS encoding AAA family ATPase, translated as MTAPHAGRAARVLKDPSKLSFDYVPEKLVHREKQMDRLWMMFRPVLESGVSQTAFLIGNVGTGKTATSKRFCLDLIKEGTNMGKAMDFIVVNCRQRNTESSVLLRLVTHFDERFPDRGFSTAEMLRTLHKHLDRLKVHFVVVLDEADVLLRKGVGDLIYLLSRFDEEKIGGKASMSLILISQKYLLDMLDPASMSTFRRANAIIFDKYTTEELKDIVASRVPLAFYPGTVPQSTIELIADASGELGDARFAIEILEKAGMLAEEEGSQVVTPENVRTAKALTYNVVTSSKIEVLDVQKKLVLLAVARASREQAYVTTREVETAYKVAAEEYGERPRGHTQFWAYLQQLANEGLVETKVTGDPSGGRTTYISVPDMPVKVLREILEGMLGDR; from the coding sequence GTGACCGCACCTCACGCGGGCAGGGCGGCCAGGGTGCTCAAGGACCCCTCCAAGCTCTCCTTCGACTACGTACCCGAAAAGCTGGTCCACAGGGAGAAGCAGATGGACCGGCTGTGGATGATGTTCCGCCCGGTACTGGAATCAGGGGTGTCGCAGACCGCCTTCCTTATCGGCAACGTAGGTACCGGTAAGACAGCCACCAGCAAGCGCTTCTGCCTGGACCTCATAAAGGAGGGGACGAACATGGGCAAGGCCATGGACTTCATCGTGGTCAACTGCCGTCAGCGCAACACGGAGTCCAGCGTGCTGCTTCGCCTGGTGACCCACTTCGATGAGCGCTTCCCGGACCGGGGCTTCTCCACCGCGGAGATGTTGCGGACCCTGCACAAGCATCTCGACCGTTTGAAGGTACATTTCGTGGTGGTGCTTGACGAGGCGGACGTGCTCTTGCGAAAGGGCGTGGGGGACCTGATATATCTGCTTTCACGCTTCGATGAGGAAAAGATCGGGGGGAAGGCCTCGATGTCCCTGATCCTGATCTCCCAGAAGTACCTATTGGACATGCTGGACCCGGCGTCCATGTCCACCTTTCGGAGGGCCAATGCCATCATCTTCGACAAATACACTACGGAGGAGCTGAAGGACATCGTGGCCTCGCGCGTGCCCCTGGCGTTCTATCCGGGCACGGTGCCGCAGAGCACCATCGAACTGATCGCAGATGCCTCGGGGGAGCTAGGGGACGCGCGCTTCGCCATCGAGATACTCGAGAAGGCGGGGATGTTGGCCGAGGAGGAAGGAAGCCAGGTGGTCACCCCGGAGAACGTGCGCACTGCCAAGGCGCTCACATACAACGTGGTGACCAGCTCCAAGATCGAGGTCCTCGACGTCCAGAAGAAATTGGTGCTGTTGGCGGTGGCCCGGGCGTCCCGGGAGCAGGCCTACGTGACCACACGGGAGGTGGAGACCGCCTACAAGGTCGCCGCCGAGGAGTACGGGGAGCGGCCTCGCGGCCATACGCAGTTCTGGGCGTACCTGCAACAGCTGGCGAACGAGGGGCTGGTGGAGACGAAGGTCACCGGCGATCCTTCCGGAGGGAGGACGACTTACATCTCGGTCCCCGACATGCCCGTGAAGGTGCTGCGGGAAATTTTAGAGGGGATGCTCGGCGACCGTTGA
- a CDS encoding M20 family metallopeptidase — protein sequence MKEKVLDTLQDLLAMESDLHCDMSTIIRYTRRRLEAVGMRVKQVGPERYPALLATYGKNGMLFSGHLDTVPLGSNWAMFQGEIDGNRIYGRGTTDMKGACAAMIEAAGDLVKEDVPFSICLTTDEEEQMEGVTALVKEDVVRKAKGVLIMEPTELAPAYREKGVYRFRLTTRGRAAHASQPWLGDDAVLKMHYCLGRLLDLAEISSQRSTGMTMCFSTIQGGNKNNVVSDHCTVEVDVRYPSTQTTNDIEDIIVNRLRGEVYEMDVEYTIGAFESDPGSEISRVLSDFLGTDPIVVPYATEAPHFAAVNPHVYICGPGDPKLAHIIDEYVEIQELEEAHDLIVHLAKYVQG from the coding sequence ATGAAAGAGAAAGTACTAGACACACTGCAGGACCTCCTGGCCATGGAGAGCGACCTTCACTGTGACATGAGCACAATCATCCGTTATACCCGGCGCCGGCTGGAGGCCGTGGGGATGCGGGTGAAGCAGGTAGGTCCCGAAAGGTATCCGGCTCTCCTCGCTACTTATGGCAAGAACGGCATGCTGTTCTCCGGGCACCTCGACACCGTTCCCTTGGGTTCCAACTGGGCGATGTTCCAGGGCGAGATCGACGGCAACCGCATCTATGGCCGAGGGACCACGGACATGAAGGGGGCCTGCGCCGCCATGATCGAGGCCGCCGGGGACCTGGTGAAGGAGGATGTCCCTTTCAGCATCTGCCTGACCACGGATGAGGAGGAACAGATGGAAGGGGTGACCGCCCTTGTCAAGGAGGATGTGGTCCGCAAGGCCAAGGGCGTGCTCATCATGGAACCGACGGAGCTGGCCCCGGCGTACCGAGAGAAGGGGGTGTACCGCTTCCGGCTCACCACCCGGGGCCGGGCCGCCCATGCGAGCCAGCCCTGGCTGGGGGACGATGCCGTACTGAAGATGCACTACTGCCTCGGCCGCCTGCTGGACCTTGCCGAGATCTCCTCTCAGAGATCGACGGGCATGACCATGTGCTTCTCCACCATACAGGGAGGGAACAAGAACAACGTGGTCTCCGACCATTGCACCGTGGAGGTCGACGTCCGGTATCCCTCCACTCAGACCACCAACGATATCGAGGACATCATCGTAAACAGACTTAGGGGAGAGGTCTACGAGATGGATGTGGAGTACACCATCGGCGCGTTCGAGTCCGATCCCGGTTCGGAGATCAGCAGGGTCCTGTCTGACTTCCTGGGCACGGACCCCATCGTTGTGCCTTATGCCACGGAGGCGCCCCACTTTGCCGCGGTGAACCCTCATGTTTATATCTGCGGCCCCGGCGATCCTAAGCTTGCTCATATAATCGACGAGTATGTGGAGATACAGGAGCTGGAGGAGGCGCACGACTTGATCGTGCACCTCGCCAAGTATGTTCAGGGGTAG
- a CDS encoding UPF0147 family protein — translation MADNVKLKQIMDVLDQLAEDTSVPRNIRRGASDAKGRLQAPNEAMDVKAASAIFILDELANDPNIPLHGRTLIWNIISQLETVK, via the coding sequence ATGGCGGACAATGTTAAGTTGAAGCAAATCATGGACGTGTTGGACCAGTTGGCAGAGGATACCTCTGTTCCCCGCAATATCCGGAGAGGGGCATCGGACGCCAAGGGGCGCCTGCAGGCACCCAACGAGGCCATGGACGTCAAGGCAGCCAGCGCGATCTTCATATTGGATGAGCTGGCCAACGACCCCAACATCCCTCTCCACGGAAGGACGTTGATCTGGAACATCATCAGCCAGCTGGAAACAGTTAAGTGA
- a CDS encoding type I restriction endonuclease subunit R: MTTDITEKGLETIIIRHMTGSDGINSNPGTIEVRPDPEGAGYFAGIPKDYDRQHCVDVTQLFSFLQSTQPEEFKKLGIVNGNDPKDVNRLKFLARTASEINKRGVIDVLRNGVQHGPTNLNLFFVTPSPGNERAAALNTQNRFSITRQLAYSNDETRRALDLCLFINGLPIATFELKNSLTKQTVDDAIEQYRRDRDPREPLFAFGRCVVHFAVDDAEVQMCTELKGKASWFLPFNKGYSDGAGNPPNPNGLKTDYLWKEVLTPRNLTNILENYAQIVEVKGERNGRKKRSQVFPRYHQLDVVRKLLADVEEKGVGRRYLIQHSAGSGKSNSIAWLAHQLIGVKRDGREVFDSVVVVTDRRVLDDQIQRTIKQFMQVGATVGHAEHSGDLRRFINEGKKIIVSTVQKFPFILDEISREDRDRTFAIIIDEAHSSQGGKTSSAMSAALTDEDPEDTVNDALERRMKARKMLTNASYFAFTATPKNKTLEMFGEPLPLDAEGKVRHRPFHSYTMKQAIQEGFILDVLEHYTPINSYYRLIKKVEADPEYDVKKANKKLRRYVEGHDQAIRIKAEIMVDHFHEQVLALNKIGGQARAMVICNGIERAIQYFLAIRSYLEESKSPYKAIVAFSGDFEFRGGTVNESTLNEFPSGDIVDRFKDDPYRFLICADKFQTGYDEPLLHTMYVDKPLAGVKAVQTLSRLNRAHPQKHDVFVLDFHNNTATIEEAFSDYYRTTILSEETDPNKLHDLKATLDNAQVYSPQQVEVVVESFLSGASREQLDPILDTCVAVYNERLDEDQQVEFKGKAKAFARTYDFLASVMPYTNREWEKLSILLNMLIPKLPAPKEEDLSKGILEAIDMDSYRVEKKATIAIRQPDEDSEIGPIPVDVIAGKKEPELDKLSNILKSFNEQFGTLFSDSDRVAKRIKNDIAPKVADDPAYKNARENTPHTARIAHDEALNKVMQTLLKDDTQVYKQFVENESFRGFIQEMVYAMTIRK; encoded by the coding sequence ATGACCACCGACATCACTGAGAAAGGCCTCGAAACTATCATCATCCGCCACATGACCGGCAGCGATGGCATTAACAGCAATCCCGGAACCATCGAAGTGAGACCAGACCCTGAGGGCGCGGGCTATTTTGCTGGCATCCCCAAAGACTATGATCGACAACATTGTGTCGATGTCACACAACTCTTCTCCTTCCTTCAAAGCACGCAACCCGAGGAGTTCAAGAAGCTAGGTATTGTGAACGGCAACGATCCCAAGGACGTCAACCGTCTCAAGTTCCTTGCCCGCACCGCTTCCGAGATCAATAAACGCGGTGTGATTGACGTACTGCGCAATGGGGTGCAGCATGGGCCGACGAACCTCAATCTCTTCTTTGTGACCCCCTCCCCAGGCAACGAAAGGGCGGCAGCACTCAATACTCAGAACCGGTTCTCCATCACCCGCCAGCTCGCATACAGCAACGATGAGACGAGGCGGGCTCTTGATCTCTGTCTCTTCATCAACGGCCTTCCCATCGCCACATTTGAGCTGAAGAACTCGCTGACCAAGCAGACCGTTGACGATGCGATAGAGCAGTACCGACGTGATCGTGACCCACGGGAACCGCTCTTCGCTTTCGGCCGCTGCGTGGTGCACTTCGCTGTCGATGACGCTGAGGTGCAGATGTGCACCGAACTGAAGGGCAAGGCATCTTGGTTCCTGCCGTTCAACAAGGGATATAGCGATGGTGCGGGCAATCCTCCGAACCCTAACGGCCTCAAGACTGACTACCTGTGGAAGGAGGTGCTGACCCCCAGGAACCTGACCAACATTCTGGAGAACTACGCCCAGATAGTCGAGGTAAAGGGCGAGAGGAACGGCAGGAAGAAGCGCAGCCAGGTCTTCCCCCGGTATCATCAGCTCGACGTCGTGCGAAAGCTCCTGGCGGACGTTGAGGAGAAAGGTGTCGGTCGAAGATACTTGATTCAGCACTCAGCCGGCAGCGGTAAGAGCAACTCCATCGCCTGGCTCGCCCACCAGCTCATCGGTGTGAAGCGTGACGGGAGAGAGGTCTTCGACTCTGTCGTCGTGGTCACCGACCGCCGCGTTCTCGATGATCAGATTCAGAGGACGATAAAGCAGTTCATGCAGGTCGGAGCGACGGTCGGGCACGCGGAGCACTCCGGCGACCTTCGCCGCTTCATCAACGAGGGCAAGAAGATCATCGTCTCCACGGTGCAGAAGTTCCCCTTCATTCTCGATGAGATCTCGCGCGAGGACCGAGACCGCACCTTCGCCATTATCATCGATGAGGCGCACTCCAGCCAGGGCGGTAAGACCTCCTCGGCGATGAGTGCGGCGCTGACCGACGAGGACCCCGAGGACACGGTAAACGACGCGCTGGAGCGACGCATGAAGGCCCGTAAGATGCTCACCAACGCCAGCTACTTCGCCTTTACCGCCACGCCGAAGAACAAGACCCTGGAGATGTTCGGCGAACCCCTGCCGCTGGATGCCGAGGGCAAGGTGAGGCACCGGCCGTTCCACAGCTACACCATGAAGCAGGCGATCCAGGAAGGCTTCATTCTGGACGTGCTGGAGCACTACACGCCGATTAACAGTTATTATCGCCTGATCAAGAAGGTGGAGGCCGACCCTGAGTACGATGTGAAGAAGGCCAACAAGAAGCTGCGCCGGTACGTCGAAGGGCATGACCAAGCTATACGTATTAAGGCGGAGATCATGGTAGACCACTTCCACGAGCAGGTTCTTGCACTGAACAAGATAGGCGGTCAGGCGCGTGCGATGGTGATATGCAACGGCATCGAGCGGGCCATCCAGTACTTCCTTGCGATACGTTCATATCTAGAAGAGAGCAAGAGCCCCTACAAGGCGATCGTGGCGTTCTCTGGCGATTTCGAGTTCCGGGGCGGTACGGTGAACGAATCCACGCTCAACGAGTTCCCCAGCGGCGATATCGTCGATCGCTTCAAGGATGACCCGTACCGCTTCCTCATATGCGCCGACAAATTCCAGACCGGGTACGATGAGCCGTTGCTGCATACAATGTACGTGGACAAGCCACTCGCTGGGGTGAAGGCCGTGCAAACGCTGTCACGACTCAATCGAGCACATCCACAGAAGCACGATGTGTTCGTGCTCGACTTCCACAATAACACTGCAACGATCGAGGAAGCGTTCTCCGACTACTACCGCACGACGATCTTGAGCGAGGAGACGGACCCCAACAAGCTCCACGATCTCAAAGCGACTCTCGATAACGCGCAAGTGTACTCTCCGCAGCAGGTCGAGGTGGTCGTGGAGTCGTTCCTGTCAGGGGCGAGCCGAGAGCAACTGGACCCCATACTCGACACCTGCGTGGCGGTGTACAACGAGCGATTGGACGAGGACCAGCAGGTGGAGTTCAAAGGGAAGGCCAAGGCCTTCGCCCGTACCTACGATTTCCTCGCGTCGGTAATGCCGTACACAAACAGGGAGTGGGAGAAGCTATCCATCCTGCTCAACATGCTCATCCCCAAGCTGCCCGCTCCTAAGGAGGAAGACCTCTCCAAGGGGATCTTGGAGGCGATCGACATGGACAGCTACCGCGTAGAGAAGAAGGCCACGATAGCGATCCGCCAGCCCGATGAGGATTCGGAGATCGGACCGATACCCGTGGATGTCATCGCGGGGAAGAAGGAGCCCGAACTCGACAAGCTCAGCAACATCCTGAAGAGCTTCAACGAGCAATTCGGAACGCTGTTCAGCGATTCTGATAGGGTAGCAAAGCGCATTAAGAACGATATAGCGCCGAAGGTGGCCGATGACCCGGCGTACAAGAACGCTCGAGAGAACACCCCGCACACCGCCCGCATAGCTCATGATGAAGCCCTGAACAAAGTGATGCAGACCCTGCTCAAGGACGACACGCAGGTGTACAAGCAGTTCGTGGAGAACGAGTCGTTCCGTGGCTTCATTCAAGAGATGGTCTATGCCATGACCATACGGAAGTGA
- a CDS encoding GNAT family N-acetyltransferase has protein sequence MFLLCVFVMIRTAGIEDLPILQQIENICFGDERYSAEDLAAILEENGFETMLAEVDGPVGSAIVNYRQDLIAAQLVSLAVLPQYRGQGIAHALLIEAEKRVRAKGARRMVLQVEAINVPAMNLYLHHGFTIEGVIGDYYGPGRDAFFMIKAL, from the coding sequence ATGTTCTTGCTATGCGTTTTCGTGATGATCAGGACTGCGGGGATCGAGGACCTGCCGATACTGCAGCAGATCGAGAACATCTGCTTCGGAGATGAGCGCTATTCCGCCGAGGACCTGGCTGCCATCCTGGAGGAGAATGGCTTCGAGACGATGCTTGCCGAGGTGGACGGACCTGTGGGGTCTGCCATCGTGAACTATCGCCAAGATCTCATCGCGGCCCAGCTGGTTTCCCTGGCCGTTCTTCCACAGTACAGGGGCCAGGGCATAGCCCATGCCTTGCTGATAGAGGCGGAAAAAAGGGTGAGGGCAAAGGGCGCTCGGAGGATGGTCCTGCAAGTGGAGGCGATAAACGTTCCCGCCATGAACCTCTATCTACACCATGGTTTCACCATCGAGGGCGTCATCGGGGACTATTATGGGCCTGGACGGGATGCGTTCTTCATGATCAAGGCCCTTTGA
- a CDS encoding Lrp/AsnC family transcriptional regulator, translating into MQNREKSDYDSVISSYFGDEQVTALINLKVETKEADVIAEAIAQNDSVDDVYLVTGDVDIVAVVKFDSYPKLKRFLMETVSSIPGIKESKTSMVVTTFKKYGELKFEKGEVESSD; encoded by the coding sequence ATGCAAAACAGGGAAAAGTCCGACTACGATTCGGTAATCTCCTCGTATTTCGGGGACGAACAGGTGACAGCCTTGATCAACCTCAAGGTGGAGACCAAGGAGGCCGATGTCATTGCCGAGGCCATTGCACAGAATGACTCTGTCGACGATGTCTACCTGGTAACGGGTGACGTCGACATCGTAGCGGTCGTAAAGTTCGATTCCTACCCTAAGCTCAAGCGCTTCCTCATGGAGACTGTGTCGAGCATCCCGGGTATAAAGGAGAGCAAGACCTCTATGGTAGTGACGACCTTCAAGAAGTACGGCGAGCTAAAGTTCGAGAAGGGAGAGGTCGAATCCTCCGACTAG